The Bacteroidia bacterium genomic interval TCAGGATGCAAAGGTTCTACATTGAAATAGATTTCATCTTGGATAAAGCCCGAAAAAGTAATCTCACCAGTTCTTCTAACAGGCTCCACCCCAAACGATGAAGATAAAACAAAGAGAATTAATAATGTAACTAAAACAAGAATTCTCTTATTCATAACAAACCTTCTTTCTCAAGTTACAACCAAGCACCCCGAACAGGGGTGCTCAGGTGTTAAAAAGCCATATATTAAAGATTAGTGGTAAGATTTAAAGTAATGGTTGATGTAAAGTCTGTTGCAGGATCCAACAAAGTAGGATCTTCATCTTCAACTAACTTAACTCTTACGTACCTCTTAGCAGTAGTTTCCCCTTCTCCAGCGACAAATTCAGTACTTCCTCCCGTTGCTTTATCAACACCACCACTACCAGTAGGATCAGTATGAACAACGATTTTATATTCGAGGGACTGTGTTGTGCTAGCACTCTCTAAATCACCATATGTATAAGTAACTTTATAACCCTCATCACCGACGTGCGCATAAGTACTAACTACCCAGTTACCTATTAATACTCCATTGCCATCTTCTTGAAAATCTGAATTTCCAACTATATCGATAGGCTCAGTCAATGTTTGATTAACATCCAATTCTGCTAATTTTTCTGGGCTGAGAATATAACCAGTTACATTCAATGTATTACTGTTTTCAACTATGCCATCATTAGCAAAAAGAAATGCTCCACCAACAATTGCAAATGCAATTAAAAGAACTAATACTTTTTTCATAATCTCACCTCTCTACAGTCAATTACTGTTAATAATAATATATACATAGATGTAACTTATGTCAACAGAATAGATACAAAAAATGTAAATATGTAAAATTTTAAAGAAAAACAATTATAAACCATTGTCTTACAATAAATTATAATAAATTATGGTTTTCTCTGCATATGACATCTGAAAGACATTTAGCAATTAAATAACTAAATTAAGCCCAATTTTAACCAAAAATTGACAAAAAAGAGTTTTACACTATGTCATATGAGAATTTTAATTAGTAATTAAAGTAAGTTGTATTTCAGTTGTGTAGTTATCAAATGGAGGATAAGTGTTGTCATCTATTCTTTTAATGAAGACAGAACCATTATTATTTTCTTCAGAGTAAGTCCCATTAACTTTAACTAAAGTAGCAAAGTTTGCTCCATTTTCAATAGTAGATTCACCATTATTAATAACATATGGAATTTTGATATCAACACCACTCACATTGCCAGTAAAGACAGGATTGCCTTCAACATCCAAGTATGTAGCACTAAGGTCTAATTGCAAAGTTAAGTCAGCAGAGCTATTAGCAGCAACAGCCCATGTGCCAACTTCAACTCCTGGCCCTTCAGCATCAACAAGGATATCACCTTCATCTAACCTTAAAGATTCATCTCCACTAAAATAACCAGTTAAATCAAACAGAGATTTAGATTCAATTGTCCCAACAAGGTTTAAAGTACTAGTTCCTATAGCACCACTTAAAGAAATAAGAGGTAGTAAAACTAACAGGAAAACTAATACCTTTTTCATCTAAATCTCCGTTTAAATTGTGTAAGAAAAAACCCTCATAAGAGGGCTTTTTCTATTTATAAAGATCTTACAATCTTAGTTGGTTGTAATAGCAGCTTTAATTTCCCCAGTATATACACCTGATGGAAGACCATAATCGGCATTGCCAGAATAATTAAAAGCATACGTTAAAGCATAAGTAGCCCACTTTGTTCCACCAGCTACAGTATTACTAACCAATGTTTTGGTTGCATTATCTGGTTTTACAGTAGTCGCTACTCCTACACTTTGGCTACCAAAATCTAAGGTTACATGATCATAGGTTTTATCACCGTCTACGTAAGTAAATACAATCTCGTAAGGAACGTAAGTTTTATTAGTAGCATCAAGTTCCATAGGAGTTCCTGTCAAATCAATAACAATTCCAACAGGACTGTTTGTTGCAAATGAATAGTATCCAAGAGTGTTAAGCCCTTGACCGGGAGCAAGATCCATACTGACAGTGCCTGAATTAGAAAGAGCTCCATTACCTCCTGCATTCTCCCCTGCAGCATCAAAAATACTCCCAAAAGAGTCATACTCAGTATCAAAAAACCCATGAGTGGTTTTTTGCAAGAGTTCTTGTGTAAGAGTGAGTTTTGCATCAGCAGTTGCAAAAACAAACCCTGCTACTAATAGTACTAGTAAGATTGTAAGTAATTTTTTCATTTTATTTCTCCTTTCGGTTAATCTTCTTTTTATCATCAATAGTAGAATACTAAAACTTTCAACTTATGTCAATAGAATGTTTAACTTTTTATCAAATAATTTTATTTATTTTTGATAAATTGTTTAATTTGTTATCTTATAATAGTTTATCTTTTAAATATTTTTTCTATCTTATGACATTTTAGTTGAAACATATTCCTTTTTATTAATTTTTTTGTTTTTTCTTAGTTTTTTTTGCTTTTTTAGTTACACCTTATGTCAACTCTTTAGTTCAAATAGCTGGCTAAAGAGTCAGCGTAGAGCTCTAAAACTTCTCCAAGTTGTTGAGATGGGCGGATAGAACTCTCTTTTCCAGCTAGATGGACAATGCCACTAACAGGTTGATTTGCCCAAGCTAAATCGGCATGCATTCCTAACGGAATATGGATTAATCCCATAGTTTGTGAGTAGTGAACCATTGAGTCAATACAATAAGCACCTTCAGCAATACTGTGATCACAACTGGTGAAACAGGCAAAGTAACGCCCACTTAACTCTCTAGATTCAGCTAGTCTATAAGTTGAATCCATAAAAGCTTTCATCTCGGCACTCACATTACCAAAAGTAGTAGGAGAGCCTAAAATAATCATCTTACTTTTTAGAAGTGTTGACTCATTAGCAACTGGAAGAGCCTGAATATCTTCGTAAAAATCGTTAGCAGCATCACTTTTGTTTGCCCAAATGTGTAAATCTGCATCTTCAACCCTATATAAACGAGCATCAACATTACGCTCTTGCAACAGCTCTTGTAGATAAGTTGCAATTATATAAC includes:
- a CDS encoding flavodoxin family protein: YIIATYLQELLQERNVDARLYRVEDADLHIWANKSDAANDFYEDIQALPVANESTLLKSKMIILGSPTTFGNVSAEMKAFMDSTYRLAESRELSGRYFACFTSCDHSIAEGAYCIDSMVHYSQTMGLIHIPLGMHADLAWANQPVSGIVHLAGKESSIRPSQQLGEVLELYADSLASYLN